One region of Polypterus senegalus isolate Bchr_013 chromosome 11, ASM1683550v1, whole genome shotgun sequence genomic DNA includes:
- the LOC120538998 gene encoding uncharacterized protein LOC120538998 codes for MALTLLLFMLLEVVIIGTAAKIITVTWTTDVEFSCSTSELPVTWQWVPQSPKCADIKGPEVTIYSSFMNGTHRVDSQRFRNRLQARWNPEDRNYSLFLRDAAMSDSGRFICKDAHGPKEIHELFVVAGCEKRVFEAKYNEKKPSVGGKIILHCSPCTPKNNFDVFDWSFNGSLIYPSNEVIIGRANLTILKLSEDHEGKWRCQKRYNVSHYKDYCLHLERGFARQQNSLIPSTPPDTSKQWSLNMLFLLIFGVSSGIKIVILLLFHGIIYYLAHQK; via the exons ATGGCACTCACTCTGCTTCTCTTTATGCTCCTTGAGGTTGTCATAATCGGCACAGCAG cTAAGATTATTACGGTGACATGGACAACAGATGTAGAATTTTCCTGCTCCACATCAGAGCTTCCAGTGACCTGGCAATGGGTTCCCCAAAGCCCAAAATGTGCTGATATTAAGGGACCTGAGGTGACTATTTACTCCTCCTTTATGAATGGGACACATAGAGTGGACTCACAGAGGTTTAGGAATCGTCTACAGGCCAGATGGAATCCAGAAGACAGGAACTATTCCCTCTTCCTGAGAGATGCAGCTATGAGTGATTCTGGAAGGTTCATCTGTAAAGATGCACATGGACCAAAGGAGATTCATGAACTTTTTGTGGTTGCAG GATGTGAAAAACGTGTTTTTGAGGCAAAATACAATGAGAAAAAGCCAAGTGTTGGAGGCAAAATTATACTGCACTGCTCACCTTGTACTCCTAAAAATAACTTTGATGTCTTTGACTGGAGCTTCAATGGTTCACTTATCTATCCTTCTAATGAAGTCATCATAGGAAGAGCTAATTTGACTATTCTTAAATTATCTGAAGATCATGAAGGCAAATGGCGTTGTCAAAAAAGGTATAATGTGTCACATTACAAAGATTACTGTTTGCACTTAGAGAGAGGATTTGCAAGACAACAAAATTCATTAATTCCATCAACGCCCCCAG atacCAGCAAGCAGTGGAGTTTAAATATGCTGTTCTTGCTTATATTTGGAGTCTCCAGTGGAATTAAAATTGTGATTTTGCTGCTATTCCATGGAATAATATACTACTTGGCTCATCAGAAGTAA